A genomic region of Leptolyngbya sp. NIES-2104 contains the following coding sequences:
- a CDS encoding class I SAM-dependent methyltransferase has translation MVRFTVITPMYKQAFGVDESLYRYILSNSQPESDILAQLREETAQMPQARMQISSDQGQLMALLVRLMQAKKALEVGVFTGYSSLSVAIALPPDGKLIACDVSEEYTAIARRYWELAGVADKIDLRIAPAIDTLDELLKDQAGTFDFAFIDADKGNYANYYDRAVQLVRSGGLIAIDNVLWAGRVADETDHDKITNTIRDFNAKVAQDDRVMVSLLPIADGLTLALKR, from the coding sequence ATGGTTCGTTTCACGGTCATAACTCCCATGTATAAGCAAGCGTTTGGTGTCGATGAGTCTCTCTACCGCTATATTCTCTCAAACTCGCAGCCAGAATCGGACATTCTCGCCCAACTTCGTGAAGAAACCGCACAGATGCCCCAAGCTCGAATGCAGATTTCGTCGGATCAGGGTCAATTGATGGCGCTCTTGGTGCGATTAATGCAGGCAAAAAAAGCGCTAGAAGTGGGAGTCTTCACCGGATATAGTTCGCTTTCGGTTGCGATCGCGTTACCGCCGGATGGAAAACTGATTGCGTGCGATGTAAGTGAAGAATATACCGCGATCGCTCGTCGATACTGGGAACTCGCAGGAGTCGCAGACAAGATTGATCTACGCATCGCACCCGCGATCGACACACTCGATGAACTTTTGAAGGATCAAGCAGGAACATTCGACTTCGCCTTTATCGACGCGGATAAAGGCAACTATGCGAATTACTACGATCGAGCAGTTCAACTCGTGCGATCTGGTGGATTAATTGCGATCGACAATGTCTTGTGGGCGGGTCGTGTGGCTGATGAAACCGATCACGATAAGATTACGAACACGATTCGCGACTTCAATGCGAAAGTCGCGCAAGACGATCGAGTGATGGTTAGCCTTTTACCGATCGCAGATGGATTAACCCTTGCGTTGAAGCGGTAA
- a CDS encoding type II toxin-antitoxin system Phd/YefM family antitoxin → MAKQISHTEAIENFAQLCEEAISTGEAIEITREDAESVSIISTAELESLRETVYLFSSHANAVRLLDALERAQSRTNQPRTLDSLHAEYYYYDR, encoded by the coding sequence ATGGCAAAACAAATTTCTCATACTGAAGCCATCGAAAATTTCGCACAACTATGTGAGGAAGCGATTTCGACAGGAGAAGCGATCGAAATTACCCGCGAAGACGCTGAGAGCGTTTCGATTATCTCGACCGCAGAGCTAGAAAGCCTACGCGAGACCGTTTATCTGTTTAGTTCACATGCAAATGCAGTTCGTTTGCTTGATGCGTTAGAACGCGCACAATCTAGAACGAACCAACCTCGTACTTTGGATTCGCTACACGCTGAATATTACTATTACGATCGCTAA
- a CDS encoding transcriptional regulator: MQERVVVVIRELMKLQGVSIRQISAKIAEEHGGSALGYTQQINRILNDPKYEPSFATVEKILSALKFSMWQLPSNLKTIEARLDHLNDEISEIKDTIAQISLAIETISDKCKI, translated from the coding sequence ATGCAAGAAAGAGTGGTGGTGGTGATTCGGGAGTTAATGAAACTACAAGGCGTGAGTATTCGTCAGATTTCGGCAAAAATCGCTGAAGAGCATGGTGGCAGTGCATTAGGCTACACACAGCAAATTAATCGAATTCTGAACGATCCGAAATATGAGCCAAGTTTTGCAACGGTTGAGAAGATTTTATCAGCGTTGAAATTCTCAATGTGGCAATTGCCGTCGAATTTGAAAACGATCGAAGCTCGACTTGATCATTTAAACGATGAAATTTCCGAGATTAAAGATACGATCGCGCAAATCAGTTTAGCGATCGAGACAATTTCTGATAAGTGCAAGATTTAG
- the ahcY gene encoding adenosylhomocysteinase translates to MTATPVRLKYEVKDLALAPAGKQRIEWAGREMPVLKQIRDRFAQEKPFEGIRLVACCHVTTETANLAIALKAGGADAILIASNPLSTQDDVAASLVADYEIPVFAIKGEDNDTYHKHVQIALDHRPNLIIDDGCDVVATLVQQRKHQLADLIGTTEETTTGVVRLQAMLRDGALTFPAVNVNDAETKHFFDNRYGTGQSTLDGIIRATNILLAGKTIVVAGYGWCGKGTANRARGLGANVIVTEISPVAAIEAVMDGFQVMPMSEAAAKGDIFITVTGNKHVIRGEHFDAMKDGAIVCNSGHFDIEIDLEALKERSTDVKTVRNFTEEYSLKSGKSVVVLGEGRLVNLAAAEGHPSAVMDMSFANQALAAEYLVQNKGKLEPGVYPVPTELDQEIARLKLQAMGFSIDSLTSDQTEYINSWTSGT, encoded by the coding sequence ATGACTGCAACCCCCGTCCGTTTGAAGTACGAAGTTAAAGACCTTGCCCTTGCGCCTGCTGGTAAACAGCGGATCGAATGGGCTGGGCGGGAAATGCCAGTGTTGAAGCAAATCCGCGATCGTTTCGCTCAAGAAAAACCGTTTGAAGGCATCAGACTCGTGGCGTGCTGCCACGTCACGACCGAGACTGCAAATCTCGCGATCGCCCTCAAAGCGGGTGGAGCCGATGCGATTTTGATTGCTTCTAACCCACTTTCCACTCAGGATGATGTAGCTGCAAGCTTAGTTGCAGACTACGAAATCCCCGTTTTCGCAATCAAAGGCGAAGACAATGATACCTATCACAAGCACGTCCAAATCGCGTTGGATCATCGTCCCAACCTGATTATCGATGATGGTTGTGATGTAGTTGCCACTCTGGTACAACAACGCAAACACCAACTTGCAGACTTGATCGGAACGACCGAAGAAACCACTACTGGAGTCGTCCGCTTACAAGCGATGCTTAGAGACGGTGCGCTGACTTTCCCCGCTGTGAACGTCAACGATGCTGAAACCAAGCACTTCTTTGATAACCGTTACGGAACCGGACAATCAACCCTCGACGGAATCATCCGCGCAACAAACATTCTGTTGGCGGGTAAAACGATCGTCGTTGCTGGATATGGCTGGTGCGGTAAAGGAACTGCAAATCGCGCTCGTGGTTTAGGTGCAAACGTGATCGTGACCGAAATCAGCCCCGTTGCAGCGATCGAAGCTGTGATGGATGGTTTCCAAGTGATGCCGATGTCTGAAGCGGCAGCGAAAGGCGATATCTTCATCACCGTCACAGGCAACAAGCACGTCATTCGGGGTGAACACTTCGACGCGATGAAAGATGGCGCGATCGTATGTAATTCCGGTCACTTCGACATCGAAATCGACCTCGAAGCCCTGAAAGAACGCTCAACCGATGTTAAGACCGTTCGCAACTTTACCGAAGAGTACAGCCTCAAATCCGGTAAATCCGTCGTGGTCTTGGGCGAAGGTCGTTTGGTGAACTTGGCAGCCGCAGAAGGACATCCGAGCGCGGTGATGGATATGAGCTTTGCAAACCAAGCGTTAGCAGCAGAATATCTGGTGCAGAACAAAGGTAAGTTAGAGCCTGGTGTTTATCCGGTTCCGACTGAGTTGGATCAAGAGATCGCCCGCTTGAAACTGCAAGCGATGGGTTTCTCGATCGATAGCCTGACCTCTGATCAAACCGAGTACATCAACTCCTGGACTTCTGGAACCTAA
- a CDS encoding cation-translocating P-type ATPase, with translation MSAHSLPSPTTAWHTLDTAGSLSTLNSDPKTGLSDQEAATRLEQYGTNELEESGGRSAWEILIDQFKNVMLLLLIGVALISGLLDLLALTQGNLREGEVPFKDTIAILAIVILNGALGYVQESRAEKALAALKQLSSPRVRVLRGGRITEVDSKYLVPGDVMLVEAGVQLAADGRILEAANLQVREAALTGEAEAVNKNANAVIKEDAMPADRINMTYQGTEVVNGRGTILVTGTGMRTELGKIAAQIQGVESEPTPLQKRMDQLSKALVTGALILVAVVVGGGLIFTRDFTKLQNLLQTALSMAVAVVPEGLPAVITVTLAIGTQRMVRRNALIRKLPAVETLGSVTTICSDKTGTLTQNKMVVQSLHTISSSPKVTGEGYAPDGEFLSNGSRVIPADSPELRALLLACTVCNDSILQQEEGQWIILGDPTEGALLTAAAKAGLEKDQWNSKLPRIAEFPFSSDRKRMSVIVKDAAGLLQSETDFLATPYLMFTKGSPEIVLERCQQIQISDRVEPITQAQRAQILQRNNELAGNGLRVLGFAYKPLKEVPPEDADEASEQGLVWLGLVDMLDAPRPEVREAVKRCRTAGIRPVMITGDHQLTASAIAQDLGIAKPGDEVLVGRELEAMSDQELEQHVDRVSVFARVAPEHKLRIVRALQKQGEIASMTGDGVNDAPALKQADIGVAMGITGTDVSKEASDMVLLDDNFSTIVAAVEEGRTVYTNIRRFIKYILGSNIGEVITIGLSVLLIPAVAATGSVPLTPLQILWMNLVTDGLPALALAVEPAEPNVMDRPPNHPRESIFSRGLGAYIIRIGIVLAILATATMVWAYNWTTTNFGGPLDDDRWKTIVFTTLCLAQMGHAIAIRSNSKLTIELNPFTNLYVWGAVILTTILQLLLVYVPPLRAFFGTHYLPFNELMVCFGVSALMFVWIEMEKLFFRFYFRKKR, from the coding sequence ATGTCTGCCCATTCCCTCCCATCGCCAACCACGGCTTGGCATACCTTAGACACAGCCGGGTCGCTTTCTACCTTGAACAGCGATCCCAAGACCGGATTAAGCGACCAAGAAGCGGCAACCCGCCTCGAACAATACGGAACGAATGAACTCGAAGAATCAGGCGGTCGAAGCGCCTGGGAAATTCTGATTGATCAGTTCAAGAACGTGATGTTACTGCTGCTGATCGGAGTCGCGTTAATCTCCGGACTGCTAGATTTACTCGCGCTTACTCAAGGCAATCTCAGAGAAGGCGAAGTCCCCTTCAAAGATACGATCGCGATTTTAGCGATCGTCATTCTCAACGGTGCGCTGGGCTATGTTCAGGAAAGCCGCGCAGAAAAAGCCCTTGCTGCATTGAAACAACTTTCATCACCACGAGTTCGCGTCCTGCGGGGTGGAAGAATCACAGAAGTCGATTCTAAGTATCTCGTTCCGGGTGACGTGATGCTCGTCGAGGCGGGAGTGCAACTTGCAGCAGATGGTCGGATTCTAGAAGCAGCCAACCTGCAAGTCCGAGAAGCGGCACTCACCGGAGAAGCTGAAGCGGTCAACAAGAATGCAAATGCGGTCATCAAAGAAGATGCAATGCCTGCCGATCGCATTAACATGACTTATCAGGGGACTGAAGTCGTTAACGGTCGCGGCACGATTTTGGTGACTGGTACGGGAATGCGGACGGAGCTAGGCAAGATCGCCGCTCAGATTCAAGGCGTGGAATCAGAACCGACTCCGTTGCAGAAACGGATGGATCAACTCAGTAAAGCCCTTGTGACTGGGGCACTGATTCTGGTTGCGGTCGTGGTGGGTGGCGGTCTAATCTTCACCCGCGACTTCACCAAGCTGCAAAACCTACTGCAAACCGCGCTAAGTATGGCGGTCGCGGTTGTACCGGAAGGTTTACCTGCGGTGATTACGGTGACATTAGCGATCGGGACTCAGCGCATGGTGCGTCGAAATGCCCTGATTCGGAAGCTACCAGCGGTTGAAACGCTCGGCTCGGTCACGACGATTTGTTCTGACAAAACTGGAACTTTGACGCAAAACAAAATGGTGGTGCAATCGCTCCACACAATTAGTTCTAGTCCAAAAGTGACCGGAGAAGGATACGCCCCAGATGGAGAGTTCCTAAGCAACGGTTCAAGAGTCATTCCTGCCGATAGTCCAGAACTCAGAGCGTTGTTACTCGCTTGTACCGTGTGTAACGACTCGATTCTGCAACAAGAGGAAGGGCAATGGATTATCTTAGGTGATCCAACCGAAGGAGCATTGTTAACCGCTGCGGCAAAAGCTGGACTTGAAAAAGATCAGTGGAACAGTAAACTGCCGCGGATTGCAGAATTTCCGTTCTCATCCGATCGCAAACGGATGAGCGTGATCGTGAAAGATGCGGCAGGCTTGCTGCAATCAGAGACCGATTTTCTAGCAACGCCTTATCTGATGTTTACGAAAGGGTCGCCGGAAATTGTTCTAGAGCGGTGTCAGCAGATTCAGATTAGCGATCGCGTTGAACCGATTACCCAAGCACAACGCGCTCAAATTCTGCAACGAAACAACGAACTTGCTGGAAATGGTCTACGGGTTCTCGGTTTTGCCTACAAACCGCTGAAAGAAGTTCCGCCAGAAGATGCGGATGAAGCTTCGGAACAAGGTTTAGTTTGGCTCGGTTTAGTTGATATGCTCGATGCACCGCGTCCAGAAGTGCGTGAAGCGGTGAAACGGTGCCGTACAGCCGGAATTCGTCCGGTGATGATTACTGGAGATCACCAACTCACAGCAAGCGCGATCGCTCAAGATCTCGGTATTGCTAAACCTGGTGATGAAGTTCTAGTCGGACGCGAACTCGAAGCGATGAGCGACCAAGAACTAGAACAACATGTCGATCGCGTCAGCGTGTTTGCGCGGGTTGCTCCTGAACATAAACTGCGAATTGTCCGAGCACTCCAAAAGCAAGGTGAAATTGCTTCGATGACCGGAGACGGTGTGAACGATGCACCTGCTCTCAAACAAGCAGACATCGGAGTCGCAATGGGCATCACCGGGACTGATGTGAGTAAGGAAGCGTCGGATATGGTGCTTCTCGATGACAACTTTTCAACGATCGTGGCAGCGGTCGAAGAAGGTCGAACTGTTTACACAAACATTCGCCGCTTCATCAAATACATCTTGGGATCGAACATCGGGGAAGTCATTACGATCGGGCTTTCTGTGCTTCTGATTCCTGCGGTGGCTGCAACCGGAAGTGTACCGCTAACGCCGCTGCAAATCCTGTGGATGAACTTGGTGACAGATGGTCTACCCGCGTTGGCGTTGGCGGTTGAACCTGCGGAACCGAATGTAATGGATCGTCCGCCGAATCATCCCAGAGAAAGCATCTTTTCACGAGGCTTGGGTGCTTACATCATCCGAATCGGGATTGTGTTAGCGATTCTTGCGACTGCCACAATGGTGTGGGCATATAACTGGACAACGACGAACTTTGGTGGACCGCTCGATGACGATCGCTGGAAAACGATCGTGTTTACAACCCTATGTTTAGCGCAGATGGGGCACGCGATTGCCATTCGATCGAACAGTAAATTAACGATCGAGCTAAATCCATTCACGAACCTCTATGTATGGGGTGCAGTTATCCTGACCACCATTCTGCAATTATTGTTAGTGTATGTGCCACCGCTTCGAGCGTTCTTCGGTACACACTATCTACCGTTTAACGAATTGATGGTTTGTTTCGGCGTGAGTGCGCTGATGTTTGTCTGGATTGAAATGGAGAAACTATTCTTCCGGTTCTATTTCCGCAAGAAGCGTTAA
- a CDS encoding ATP-binding protein, translating into MVSSPFPSSRLVGRQQELAQVSQILLSDRDLLLAGVPGIGRRTLIRTAARNCGAKVLEIDCLRATNYSRFLQLLAEAILSTYETPEEIRFIDRWSKEQPFILRSTNGRPQLTWHSAPGKESMLFEALLTLPQALAEWSNSRVVIVFLNFPHLRSFDRANKWEQYLRQEVERQSRVSYALIATVAERWSESNHLPIVALSPVSNSTMQAWISETMLAEGLEFEPESLLLFLNYVQGHFGDAITLARRVWLEYGKRENHELLTIVQPHQVERSAIALIEDLSVTFESLILLLPHSQVRVLESLALDPTDSPHAREYIQKHNLSRGGGLQGALASLEQKGLVYGAELGYRIALPLLGAWLKHRLS; encoded by the coding sequence ATGGTAAGTTCTCCATTCCCTTCTTCTAGGCTCGTGGGACGGCAGCAAGAACTCGCACAAGTGAGTCAAATTTTGCTGAGCGATCGCGATTTGCTCCTCGCTGGTGTTCCCGGTATCGGACGACGGACATTAATTCGGACTGCCGCCCGCAATTGTGGTGCGAAAGTGCTCGAAATCGATTGTCTGCGCGCCACGAACTATTCGCGATTTCTGCAACTTCTAGCTGAAGCGATTCTCTCAACTTATGAGACTCCAGAAGAAATTCGATTCATCGATCGCTGGAGCAAAGAGCAGCCCTTCATTCTGCGATCGACCAATGGCAGACCTCAGCTTACCTGGCATTCTGCTCCTGGTAAAGAATCGATGCTGTTTGAAGCGCTATTAACCTTGCCACAAGCGTTAGCAGAATGGTCAAATAGTCGGGTCGTGATTGTTTTTCTCAATTTTCCGCATCTGCGATCGTTCGATCGAGCTAACAAATGGGAGCAATATCTGCGCCAAGAAGTTGAGCGGCAAAGTCGAGTGAGTTACGCGCTGATTGCGACCGTTGCAGAACGCTGGTCAGAGTCAAATCATTTACCGATCGTCGCTCTGAGTCCGGTTTCTAATAGCACGATGCAGGCTTGGATCTCAGAAACGATGCTGGCAGAAGGCTTAGAATTCGAGCCAGAGAGCTTACTGCTGTTTCTCAACTATGTGCAAGGACATTTTGGAGATGCGATCACGCTTGCCCGTCGGGTTTGGTTGGAATATGGAAAGCGGGAAAATCATGAACTTCTGACAATTGTTCAACCGCATCAAGTCGAACGAAGTGCGATCGCGCTCATCGAGGATCTTTCCGTGACGTTTGAATCACTTATTTTGCTGCTGCCACATAGTCAAGTCCGAGTTTTAGAGAGTCTGGCGCTTGATCCCACGGACAGTCCTCACGCCCGCGAGTATATTCAGAAACATAATTTGTCGCGAGGTGGCGGACTACAAGGTGCGTTAGCCAGTCTAGAACAGAAAGGATTAGTCTACGGAGCCGAACTGGGATATCGAATTGCGCTTCCTTTGCTCGGTGCATGGTTGAAGCATCGATTATCGTAG
- a CDS encoding helix-turn-helix transcriptional regulator: MSKAGSALKQVLESYSITQYQLSAIMGVNRSNFSRWLRGERDPLAEVVVEIYKALKSLNPKAASEFIHLYLGLAPDEEV; the protein is encoded by the coding sequence ATGTCAAAAGCGGGGAGTGCATTGAAACAGGTGCTGGAATCTTACAGCATCACGCAGTATCAACTATCTGCGATCATGGGTGTGAATCGATCGAACTTCAGTCGCTGGCTGAGGGGTGAGCGCGATCCGCTGGCTGAAGTCGTCGTCGAGATCTACAAGGCGTTAAAGTCTCTCAATCCGAAGGCGGCATCTGAGTTTATCCATCTGTATTTGGGGTTAGCACCGGACGAGGAGGTTTAA
- a CDS encoding Gfo/Idh/MocA family protein: MAGSKFGVAIVGTGFGQKVHIPGFQAHPRTEIVAVYHRDLQKAQSIAQTHQIPQACSSIEEILNLSNVDGVSISTPPFLHYEMAKSMLDAGKHLLLEKPTALDVDQAKDLYGRSLKNRAITSMNFEFRFVPAWQQFADLLAQNYVGQKRLIKIDWLVSSRADASRPWNWYARKEQGGGALGALGSHTFDYVAWLFGEVDRLTANLSTAIPQRPDPTTGELKPVDSDDTCNLTLELADGTPCQICISSVTTQGRGHWIEVYGDRGTLVLGSDNQKDYVHGFKLWGASIGQDLTEIEISKQYAFEQVFSDGRIAPFIRIIDQWLISIDRQESIAPSLKEGVYSQLLMDLAHESNETGTWVKVPRW, encoded by the coding sequence ATGGCTGGCTCTAAATTTGGTGTGGCAATCGTCGGAACGGGATTTGGGCAGAAGGTTCATATTCCAGGGTTTCAGGCGCATCCACGAACTGAGATTGTCGCGGTTTATCATCGAGATTTGCAGAAAGCACAATCGATCGCACAAACTCATCAGATTCCCCAGGCTTGTTCATCGATCGAAGAAATTCTAAACCTCTCGAACGTTGACGGAGTGAGCATTTCAACACCGCCCTTTCTGCATTATGAAATGGCGAAATCGATGCTAGATGCAGGAAAACATTTGTTGCTTGAAAAACCGACTGCTTTAGATGTTGATCAGGCGAAAGATTTGTATGGTCGATCGCTGAAGAATCGCGCTATCACCAGCATGAATTTTGAATTTCGATTTGTTCCAGCATGGCAGCAGTTCGCGGATCTTCTAGCTCAGAACTATGTCGGACAGAAACGATTGATCAAGATTGACTGGTTGGTTTCGAGTCGGGCGGATGCGTCTCGTCCTTGGAACTGGTACGCCCGCAAAGAACAAGGAGGCGGCGCGTTAGGCGCATTAGGATCGCATACGTTTGATTATGTTGCTTGGCTGTTTGGAGAAGTCGATCGCTTAACTGCCAATCTCAGTACAGCGATTCCTCAACGTCCTGATCCAACCACAGGCGAACTCAAGCCCGTCGATTCAGATGATACTTGCAATCTCACTTTGGAGTTAGCAGACGGGACTCCTTGCCAAATCTGTATTAGTTCGGTGACCACTCAAGGACGCGGACACTGGATCGAAGTGTACGGCGATCGCGGAACTTTAGTCCTTGGTAGCGATAATCAGAAAGACTATGTACACGGATTCAAACTCTGGGGGGCATCGATCGGACAAGACCTAACAGAGATTGAAATCTCGAAGCAGTATGCGTTTGAGCAAGTTTTCAGTGATGGACGAATTGCGCCATTCATCCGCATTATTGATCAATGGCTCATCAGTATTGACAGACAAGAATCTATCGCGCCCTCGCTTAAAGAAGGCGTGTATTCACAACTACTCATGGATTTGGCACATGAGTCAAACGAAACTGGAACTTGGGTTAAAGTGCCACGGTGGTAA
- a CDS encoding PIN domain-containing protein, protein MKVLFDTSVIVAASLPKHPNHSSCFIQLQAAKSGQIEAYISTHTLAEAYSVLTRMPSQPRMSPSDAKALLSAHLSYIQAISLELRDYQAAMDQMAALNLPGGGIFDALIAQAALKAAVDRILTLNLKHFTRLSSTIAQIVQAP, encoded by the coding sequence GTGAAAGTTCTGTTTGATACCTCCGTAATTGTTGCAGCTTCTCTGCCAAAACATCCCAATCATTCTTCCTGTTTCATACAGCTTCAAGCGGCAAAAAGCGGTCAGATTGAGGCTTATATTTCAACTCATACCCTAGCGGAAGCCTATTCTGTTTTGACTCGAATGCCGAGCCAGCCTCGGATGTCTCCTTCTGATGCCAAAGCTTTGTTAAGCGCACACTTGTCCTACATACAGGCGATCTCACTAGAGTTAAGAGATTATCAAGCTGCAATGGATCAAATGGCTGCACTGAATTTGCCTGGAGGCGGAATTTTCGATGCGTTGATTGCTCAGGCGGCGTTAAAAGCAGCGGTTGACCGCATTCTGACTTTGAATCTTAAGCATTTTACTCGGCTAAGTTCTACGATCGCACAAATCGTGCAAGCTCCTTAA
- a CDS encoding M48 family metalloprotease has protein sequence MSVLIRLVLGLFFVIGGLFSYYGNTSVNPVTGESQRVQLTPRQEIVLGLQSRQQMAARHGGLYPDEALQAYIEGVGQRIVQRSEASKAPYPFEFHLLRDAQTVNAFALPGGQIFITAALLGRMSSEAQLAGVFGHEVGHVIGRHGAEHLAKQQLGASLVNAIGVAASGGQDGGQGAAAIAQAVNQMVDLRYGREDESESDRFGLKFMTEAGYTPRGILEVMQILSKVSGSGRQPEFLSSHPDPGNRLQALKSGIQKIYPQGIPTDLEDGRDRFTQAVLRR, from the coding sequence GTGAGCGTTTTAATTCGATTGGTTTTAGGATTGTTTTTTGTCATTGGTGGGCTGTTTAGCTATTACGGCAACACCAGCGTCAATCCGGTGACTGGGGAAAGTCAGCGCGTTCAACTGACACCGCGCCAAGAGATCGTGCTCGGACTGCAAAGCCGTCAGCAAATGGCAGCCCGACATGGAGGACTTTATCCCGATGAAGCATTGCAGGCATACATCGAGGGTGTGGGACAGCGGATTGTTCAGCGATCGGAAGCTTCAAAAGCTCCCTACCCGTTTGAATTTCACTTATTGCGTGATGCTCAAACGGTGAATGCGTTTGCGCTTCCGGGTGGACAAATCTTTATCACCGCTGCGCTACTGGGGCGCATGTCTTCCGAGGCGCAATTAGCGGGAGTGTTCGGACATGAAGTGGGACATGTGATCGGAAGACATGGAGCCGAACACTTAGCAAAACAACAGTTGGGAGCTTCTTTAGTGAATGCGATCGGGGTTGCTGCAAGTGGTGGACAAGATGGCGGACAGGGAGCCGCTGCGATCGCGCAAGCGGTGAATCAAATGGTCGATCTGCGGTACGGTCGCGAGGATGAGTCAGAAAGCGATCGCTTTGGGCTAAAATTCATGACCGAAGCAGGCTACACCCCACGCGGCATTCTAGAAGTGATGCAAATTTTGTCCAAAGTAAGCGGGAGTGGACGACAACCGGAATTTCTTAGCTCTCACCCTGATCCTGGGAATCGGTTACAAGCCTTGAAATCTGGGATTCAGAAGATCTATCCACAAGGCATCCCGACCGATTTGGAAGATGGACGCGATCGATTCACACAAGCCGTTCTGCGCAGATAG
- a CDS encoding DUF456 domain-containing protein: MNLMVLYWILLAVMLVGVAGAVLPGVPGPSLILVAILVWCVVTKFAIPILPLGLIFVALILSAVVEWLGSYWGAKQVGASKWAQYGMFAGMAVGFFGLLPALPIGGPIAGILLGGLLGGFVGEYLYQRNLPTSERVKTAGKVSLGIGFGALIGNLIEVVLAIVAVGVFVWSTWSSVMWT; encoded by the coding sequence ATGAATTTAATGGTTTTGTATTGGATATTGCTTGCGGTCATGCTGGTTGGAGTTGCTGGAGCCGTCTTACCAGGGGTTCCAGGACCGAGTTTAATTCTGGTAGCAATTCTCGTTTGGTGTGTGGTGACAAAATTCGCGATTCCAATCTTGCCGCTCGGTTTAATCTTCGTGGCATTGATTCTCAGCGCGGTGGTGGAATGGTTAGGATCGTACTGGGGCGCGAAACAAGTCGGAGCCAGCAAATGGGCGCAGTATGGGATGTTTGCGGGGATGGCGGTAGGATTTTTTGGGTTGCTGCCTGCTTTGCCGATCGGAGGACCGATCGCGGGAATTCTCCTCGGTGGATTGCTCGGCGGCTTTGTTGGGGAATATCTTTATCAGCGCAATCTTCCCACTTCTGAACGGGTTAAAACCGCTGGAAAAGTCAGTCTTGGAATCGGTTTTGGTGCTTTGATTGGGAACTTGATCGAAGTCGTTTTAGCGATCGTTGCCGTGGGGGTTTTTGTCTGGTCAACCTGGTCTTCGGTCATGTGGACTTAA